The following are from one region of the Juglans regia cultivar Chandler chromosome 10, Walnut 2.0, whole genome shotgun sequence genome:
- the LOC108994440 gene encoding CDT1-like protein b isoform X1, translated as MNPSESMSTPFDSKKPLLQEKSPNPNQLSSKTPEKSTQLPRRSRNRGVTLSINEVRKVAVSLRESDRPDQSMAPQKSARRQIKSWLAESPIRESKKSVGGPIKLPEKYEILAEFLDSLDSSIRLLRLKGSAPTFTNICPKIECLTDRRFSYGHLAQMKYILRNAIEIKRVLVFDEWTSCMKPDLHVSINIEAIEDDGKLTSESRNIYLRKVFRERLADFSQSNPEVDEIPEETLPEPFNRTKPDIHSNMRKIRTSTFPVRISIAEQFQQSAVPETSIRDDENSEGTEPDLNSNVTEALNLALPVGTSIEAITKQQPVVASHLPQSFRKSFSQKFTCNETETASQNFLKTSLQPSVDPVPESPPLNRSSSNEEAAAAAPQSKLSNEPASNGKSEAFCASPACFPPSCPPATPSKVPEAINNKNSCPTEISDVNATPAKLTYTPDRPMNVTPTLHPPKRCCMSPGDDCTSTPTKLLRRPPRSRSLKFDTPEKNENAEIEIDDYGVVSADTDICYVLPENLLQSIREKEMKAIEEKNPAISLAKRRQKIIASLPKVFNMIHFLFLSIKQSVITKQELIHKIIASHCNIVDRREVEEQLSLLLELVPEWISEKLAYGDLLFCINKKSSPESVRARLEEAKQEDTTVSRELL; from the exons ATGAACCCTTCAGAGAGCATGTCAACTCCCTTCGACTCCAAGAAGCCCCTCCTCCAGGAAAAGtccccaaaccctaaccaaTTGAGCTCCAAAACTCCAGAGAAATCCACGCAGCTCCCCCGCCGGTCGCGCAACCGCGGCGTTACGCTCTCGATAAATGAAGTCCGAAAGGTCGCCGTTAGCCTCCGAGAGTCGGATCGTCCCGACCAATCGATGGCCCCTCAAAAGTCCGCCAGAAGGCAGATAAAATCCTGGCTTGCCGAAAGTCCAATCCGTGAATCAAAGAAATCTGTCGGTGGACCCATCAAGCTACCGGAAAA GTATGAGATTCTTGCCGAGTTTCTCGATAGCTTGGATAGTTCGATTCGCTTGTTGCGGTTGAAGGGCTCGGCACCAACTTTTACGAATATTTGTCCAAAGATCGAGTGTTTAACCGATAG GAGGTTTTCATATGGTCACTTGGCTCAGATGAAGTATATTTTACGCAATGCAATTGAAATAAAGAGGGTACTTGTGTTCGATGAGTGGACGAGTTGTATGAAGCCAGATCTTCATGTTTCTATCAATATTGAGGCAATTGAAGACGATGGGAAGTTGACATCTGAAAGCAGGAATATTTATTTGAGGAAGGTGTTCAGAGAACGGCTTGCGGATTTTTCACAATCCAATCCTGAG GTTGATGAAATTCCGGAGGAAACATTGCCAGAACCATTTAATCGTACAAAGCCAGACATCCATTCAAACATGAGAAAAATACGTACCTCAACATTTCCTGTTAGGATATCTATTGCTGAGCAGTTTCAGCAGTCTGCAGTACCAGAAACCAGCATTCGGGATGATGAAAATTCAGAAGGAACAGAGCCAGATCTGAATTCAAACGTTACAGAAGCTCTCAACTTGGCATTACCTGTTGGCACCTCGATTGAAGCAATTACAAAACAGCAACCGGTAGTAGCATCACATCTCCCTCAATCTTTCCGTAAGAGCTTTTCGCAGAAATTCACATGCAATGAAACAGAAACCGCTTCTCAGAACTTTTTAAAGACTTCCCTCCAACCTTCAGTTGATCCAGTTCCAGAGTCACCCCCTCTTAACAGAAGTTCTTCCAATGAGgaagctgctgctgctgctccaCAATCAAAATTGTCCAATGAACCAGCCAGCAATGGAAAAAGCGAAGCATTTTGTGCTTCTCCTGCTTGTTTCCCTCCTTCCTGCCCACCTGCAACCCCAAGCAAAGTTCCAGAGGccatcaataataaaaatagttgtcCCACAGAAATTTCTGACGTAAATGCAACTCCTGCAAAACTTACCTACACTCCAGATAGGCCGATGAATGTGACACCCACGTTGCATCCACCAAAGAGATGCTGTATGAGCCCAGGGGATGATTGTACTAGCACACCAACCAAGTTACTTAGGCGTCCACCCCGTTCCAGGTCATTGAAATTTGACACTCccgaaaaaaatgaaaatgctgAAATCGAAATAGATGACTATGGAGTTGTTTCAGCTGATACTGATATTTGTTATGTTCTTCCTGAGAATCTCCTGCAATCG attagagagaaagagatgaagGCTATAGAAGAAAAAAACCCAGCAATTTCCCTAGCAAAAAGGAGGCAAAAAATTATTGCTAGCCTCCCTAAGGTCTTTAACATGATTCACTTCTTATTTCTATCCATTAAGCAGTCTGTTATTACGAAACAGGAGCTTATACACAAGATAATTGCAAGCCATTGCAATATTGTTGACAGAA GAGAAGTTGAAGAGCAGCTGAGTCTCTTGCTAGAACTAGTTCCTGAATGGATTTCAGAAAAGTTGGCATATGGGGATTTGCTCTTCTG TATAAATAAGAAATCCAGTCCTGAATCAGTAAGGGCGCGGCTAGAAGAAGCAAAGCAAGAGGACACCACAGTTTCTAGGGAATTACTGTAG
- the LOC108994440 gene encoding CDT1-like protein b isoform X2, with amino-acid sequence MNPSESMSTPFDSKKPLLQEKSPNPNQLSSKTPEKSTQLPRRSRNRGVTLSINEVRKVAVSLRESDRPDQSMAPQKSARRQIKSWLAESPIRESKKSVGGPIKLPEKRFSYGHLAQMKYILRNAIEIKRVLVFDEWTSCMKPDLHVSINIEAIEDDGKLTSESRNIYLRKVFRERLADFSQSNPEVDEIPEETLPEPFNRTKPDIHSNMRKIRTSTFPVRISIAEQFQQSAVPETSIRDDENSEGTEPDLNSNVTEALNLALPVGTSIEAITKQQPVVASHLPQSFRKSFSQKFTCNETETASQNFLKTSLQPSVDPVPESPPLNRSSSNEEAAAAAPQSKLSNEPASNGKSEAFCASPACFPPSCPPATPSKVPEAINNKNSCPTEISDVNATPAKLTYTPDRPMNVTPTLHPPKRCCMSPGDDCTSTPTKLLRRPPRSRSLKFDTPEKNENAEIEIDDYGVVSADTDICYVLPENLLQSIREKEMKAIEEKNPAISLAKRRQKIIASLPKVFNMIHFLFLSIKQSVITKQELIHKIIASHCNIVDRREVEEQLSLLLELVPEWISEKLAYGDLLFCINKKSSPESVRARLEEAKQEDTTVSRELL; translated from the exons ATGAACCCTTCAGAGAGCATGTCAACTCCCTTCGACTCCAAGAAGCCCCTCCTCCAGGAAAAGtccccaaaccctaaccaaTTGAGCTCCAAAACTCCAGAGAAATCCACGCAGCTCCCCCGCCGGTCGCGCAACCGCGGCGTTACGCTCTCGATAAATGAAGTCCGAAAGGTCGCCGTTAGCCTCCGAGAGTCGGATCGTCCCGACCAATCGATGGCCCCTCAAAAGTCCGCCAGAAGGCAGATAAAATCCTGGCTTGCCGAAAGTCCAATCCGTGAATCAAAGAAATCTGTCGGTGGACCCATCAAGCTACCGGAAAA GAGGTTTTCATATGGTCACTTGGCTCAGATGAAGTATATTTTACGCAATGCAATTGAAATAAAGAGGGTACTTGTGTTCGATGAGTGGACGAGTTGTATGAAGCCAGATCTTCATGTTTCTATCAATATTGAGGCAATTGAAGACGATGGGAAGTTGACATCTGAAAGCAGGAATATTTATTTGAGGAAGGTGTTCAGAGAACGGCTTGCGGATTTTTCACAATCCAATCCTGAG GTTGATGAAATTCCGGAGGAAACATTGCCAGAACCATTTAATCGTACAAAGCCAGACATCCATTCAAACATGAGAAAAATACGTACCTCAACATTTCCTGTTAGGATATCTATTGCTGAGCAGTTTCAGCAGTCTGCAGTACCAGAAACCAGCATTCGGGATGATGAAAATTCAGAAGGAACAGAGCCAGATCTGAATTCAAACGTTACAGAAGCTCTCAACTTGGCATTACCTGTTGGCACCTCGATTGAAGCAATTACAAAACAGCAACCGGTAGTAGCATCACATCTCCCTCAATCTTTCCGTAAGAGCTTTTCGCAGAAATTCACATGCAATGAAACAGAAACCGCTTCTCAGAACTTTTTAAAGACTTCCCTCCAACCTTCAGTTGATCCAGTTCCAGAGTCACCCCCTCTTAACAGAAGTTCTTCCAATGAGgaagctgctgctgctgctccaCAATCAAAATTGTCCAATGAACCAGCCAGCAATGGAAAAAGCGAAGCATTTTGTGCTTCTCCTGCTTGTTTCCCTCCTTCCTGCCCACCTGCAACCCCAAGCAAAGTTCCAGAGGccatcaataataaaaatagttgtcCCACAGAAATTTCTGACGTAAATGCAACTCCTGCAAAACTTACCTACACTCCAGATAGGCCGATGAATGTGACACCCACGTTGCATCCACCAAAGAGATGCTGTATGAGCCCAGGGGATGATTGTACTAGCACACCAACCAAGTTACTTAGGCGTCCACCCCGTTCCAGGTCATTGAAATTTGACACTCccgaaaaaaatgaaaatgctgAAATCGAAATAGATGACTATGGAGTTGTTTCAGCTGATACTGATATTTGTTATGTTCTTCCTGAGAATCTCCTGCAATCG attagagagaaagagatgaagGCTATAGAAGAAAAAAACCCAGCAATTTCCCTAGCAAAAAGGAGGCAAAAAATTATTGCTAGCCTCCCTAAGGTCTTTAACATGATTCACTTCTTATTTCTATCCATTAAGCAGTCTGTTATTACGAAACAGGAGCTTATACACAAGATAATTGCAAGCCATTGCAATATTGTTGACAGAA GAGAAGTTGAAGAGCAGCTGAGTCTCTTGCTAGAACTAGTTCCTGAATGGATTTCAGAAAAGTTGGCATATGGGGATTTGCTCTTCTG TATAAATAAGAAATCCAGTCCTGAATCAGTAAGGGCGCGGCTAGAAGAAGCAAAGCAAGAGGACACCACAGTTTCTAGGGAATTACTGTAG
- the LOC108994492 gene encoding autophagy-related protein 9-like has protein sequence MFGGPKGSNPLGVLKSHVESSLTTGLLKDVPPEIELSDYGRVPPSPGSESPSGFLNGDTLNVKPIADLDLFFERLYGYYCEKGLWCIIIKWIVELLSLGFTICFSGFFLLYVDWNGLRNAKCGMDAVESGIKPCDLAKEALHQHPLTPLTLSKATIVGYLGIFSIYWIFCFLRFFAQLKDTLGIRHFYYNSLHVTDNEIQTMPWATILEKVVQLQSSQQLCVIKDLSAHDIVMRLMRKENYLIGMLNKGVLAFPISQWVPGAGPTVKFVSNGTQHRLILTKTLEWTLNWCILQSMFDRNFCVRRDFISNPTTLKKRLMVVGLAMLLLSPFLVIFMLVYLFLRHAEQFYNHPSTASSQRWSTLSKWIFREYNEGDHLFKHRINSSVEHASNYLKQFPSPIISIIAKFISFVSGGFAAILIIIAFLEESLLEGHIFGRNLLWYAAVFGTITAISRAAVTDELLVLDPEGAMSMVVQHTHYMPKRWRGKENTEMVRAEFETLFQYTGMMLLEEMASIFLTPYLLIFVVPKRVDDILQFIADFTVNVEGVGHVCSFCIFDFQRHGNSNYGSAYNALRSERSSQGKMEKSFLSFQSSYPSWEANALGKQFVSNLRTFREQNLQGQGTRQTYSPRKWRGSPNFRGHGDRHAFLARELTHNSPGTGYRLGSLWLIDPDHKTYPYLLDWYYTSQPNHAGGQSRDSLQEPLEVTEQHPGDCWMPSNLTQNNEPRYEEYWGDHYEDQTQSHMGASTSAPFFRDSVLRHHASSNLANPTGTRSQWWTRSGPDDALPQTSFLEPPAFNHRISGNHDENFSDRSSEEQEQHLDRRNNRKLSQTTCMEDLEVGEFNLHFDDIYSGPPETPRINKGPKNFG, from the exons ATGTTCGGTGGGCCAAAGGGTTCAAATCCCCTCGGTGTGCTCAAATCACATGTTGAATCATCTTTGACTACAGGCTTGCTTAAGGATGTGCCTCCTGAGATTGAATTGTCTGACTACGGAAGGGTACCACCAAGCCCTGGTAGTGAGAGCCCTTCGGGATTTCTTAATGGTGATACTTTGAATGTAAAACCAATTGCTGATTTGGACCTGTTCTTTGAAAGGCTTTATGGCTACTATTGTGAGAAAGGGCTTTGGTGCATCATTATAAAGTGGATAGTTGAGCTTCTAAGCCTGGGGTTCACCATTTGTTTCTCAggatttttcttattatatgtTGACTGGAATGGTCTTCGTAATGCAAAGTGTGGGATGGATGCAGTTGAATCTGGAATTAAGCCTTGTGATCTTGCCAAGGAAGCACTTCATCAGCACCCCTTAACCCCTTTAACACTTAGCAAAGCTACCATTGTTGGCTATTTAGGGATCTTTTCCATTTATTggatcttttgttttttaaggttttttgCTCAATTAAAGGACACTCTGGGGATTCGTCACTTTTATTACAACAG TCTCCATGTTACGGACAATGAAATTCAAACAATGCCATGGGCAACAATTCTCGAAAAGGTTGTTCAGCTGCAGAGTTCACAACAGCTCTGTGTAATTAAGGATCTTTCTGCTCATGATATTGTGATGCGATTGATGCGCAAGGAAAACTACTTGATTGGAATGCTCAACAAGGGGGTGCTTGCTTTCCCCATCTCTCAATGGGTCCCCGGTGCTGGGCCAACTGTCAAATTTGTCTCGAATGGAACACAACATCGTCTGATACTGACAAAGACCTTAGAGTGGACCTTAAATTGGTGCATACTACAGAGCATGTTTGATCG AAACTTCTGTGTTAGAAGGGACTTTATATCTAATCCTACAACATTAAAGAAAAGGCTTATGGTAGTTGGGCTTGCGATGcttcttctttctccatttcttgTCATCTTCATGCTGGTCTATCTCTTCCTGAGGCATGCTGAACAGTTCTATAATCACCCAAGCACGGCATCATCTCAAAGGTGGTCGACTTTGTCAAAGTGGATTTTTAGGGAATACAATGAG gGGGATCATTTGTTTAAGCATCGGATCAATAGCAGTGTAGAGCATGCTTCTAATTATCTCAAGCAGTTTCCTTCTcctattatttctattattgcAAAGTTCATCTCCTTTGTATCTGGTGGCTTTGCTGCTATCCTAATCATCATTGCATTTCTGGAGGAGTCATTGCTAGAGGGCCAT ATATTTGGTCGCAACTTGCTTTGGTATGCTGCTGTTTTTGGAACTATTACCGCGATTAGCCGGGCTGCTGTTACGGATGAGCTTCTAGTTCTTGATCCTGAGGGAGCAATGTCTATGGTTGTCCAACATACACATTACATGCCAAAGAGATGGCGTGGCAAAGAAAATACTGAGATGGTCCGTGCTGAGTTTGAAACGCTATTTCAG TACACTGGAATGATGCTACTTGAGGAGATGGCCTCAATTTTCCTCACTCCATATTTACTTATATTTGTTGTCCCAAAG CgtgtggatgacattttgcaGTTCATTGCAGATTTCACAGTGAATGTTGAAGGTGTTGGTCACGTCTGCAG TTTCTGCATCTTTGACTTTCAAAGACATGGCAATAGCAATTATGGTTCAGCATATAATGCACTTCGATCTGAGAGGAGCTCCCAGGGGAAAATGGAGAAATCATTTTTGAG CTTTCAAAGTAGTTACCCTTCATGGGAAGCAAATGCCCTAGGAAAGCAGTTCGTATCGAATCTTAGGACTTTCAGGGAGCAAAATCTCCAAGGGCAGGGAACCAGACAGACATATTCTCCTAGAAAGTGGCGAGGGAGCCCCAATTTCAGAGGCCATGGAGACAGACATGCCTTTTTAGCAAGGGAGCTTACACACAATAGTCCTGGAACTGGCTACCGGTTGGGTTCCCTGTGGCTAATTGATCCAGATCACAAGACTTATCCGTATCTTCTTGATTGGTACTATACTTCACAACCAAACCACGCTGGTGGTCAATCAAGAGACAGTCTACAAGAACCCTTAGAAGTGACGGAGCAACATCCTGGAGATTGTTGGATGCCATCCAACTTGACACAAAATAATGAACCAAGGTATGAAGAATACTGGGGTGATCATTATGAGGATCAAACTCAGTCCCATATGGGGGCTTCAACATCAGCTCCTTTCTTCCGGGATAGTGTACTACGGCATCATGCTTCTAGTAATTTGGCAAACCCAACCGGTACCCGGAGCCAATGGTGGACAAGAAGTGGCCCAGATGATGCGCTGCCACAGACAAGTTTCCTTGAGCCTCCTGCTTTCAATCACCGGATTTCAGGGAACCATGATGAAAATTTTTCAGATAGAAGCTCTGAGGAGCAGGAACAACACCTGGACCGGAGAAATAATCGCAAACTATCCCAAACCACTTGCATGGAGGACTTGGAGGTGGGAGAATTCAATCTTCATTTCGATGATATATACAGCGGACCTCCAGAAACTCCAAGAATAAATAAAGGGCCTAAAAACTTTGGGTGA
- the LOC108994512 gene encoding protein KINESIN LIGHT CHAIN-RELATED 1, whose protein sequence is MRKPPISIFSQLCRHRPKSFATLVSRNDFSDPSSSTAPLVCPTHLKPCAKTHGLLFKPNQFRTNPFRNMDTLVGNPSQLSSRQKKLKEKSELEEAFESAKTAEEMLKAFKDMESAFDERDLGLASLKLGLKLDQEGEDPEKVLSFANRALKAFDRDDKPSSLLLAMTLQLMGSVNYNLKRFADSLGYLNRANRILGRLENEGLSGEDFRPVLHAVQLELANVKTAMGRREEALGHLRKCLEIKEMTLEKDCRELGKANRDLAEAYVAVLDFKEALPYCMKALEIHKKHLGQNSVEVAYDRRLLGVIYTGLEEHEKALEQNELSRKVLKNWGHDSDLLRAEIDAANMQIALGKYETAINTLKGVIQLTDKDSETRALVFISMAKALCNLEKFADTKRSLEIALGILDKKETATPVEVSEAYSEIAMQYETMNEFETAISLLKRSLALLEKLPQEQHSEGSVSARIGWLLLLTGKVAQAIPFLEGAAERLKESFGQKHFGVGYIYNNLGAAYLELDRPQAAAQMFAVAKDIMDVSLGPHHADSIEACQNLSKAYGSMGSYALAIEFQQRVNDAWENHGSSAEDELREGRRLLEQLKKEAHGASSKDLPIKALPMPYTDVSSRSSQPGIPAGQK, encoded by the exons ATGAGAAAACCCCCCATCTCGATCTTCTCACAGCTCTGTCGTCACAGACCGAAATCATTTGCCACCCTTGTATCCAGAAATGATTTTTCTGACCCTTCTTCTTCTACTGCCCCGCTAGTCTGCCCCACCCATCTCAAGCCCTGCGCCAAAACTCATGGCTTATTGTTCAAGCCCAACCAATTTCGAACCAATCCTTTTCGAAATATGGATACCCTTGTCGGGAACCCGAGCCAACTGTCCTCGAGGCAGAAAAAACTGAAGGAAAAATCTGAGCTTGAAGAGGCTTTTGAGTCTGCGAAGACCGCCGAGGAAATGCTCAAGGCTTTCAAGGACATGGAATCAGCTTTTGATGAGAGGGATCTTGGATTGGCTTCCTTGAAACTTGGCCTCAAACTCGACCAAGAAGGTGAGGACCCTGAAAAGGTTCTATCTTTTGCAAATAGAGCTTTGAAAGCTTTCGATAGAGATGATAAACCTTCTTCTTTGCTTCTTGCAATGACTTTGCAATTAATGGGTTctgttaattataatttgaaaaggttTGCTGATAGTTTGGGGTACCTTAATAGGGCCAATCGGATATTGGGTAGGTTAGAGAATGAGGGTTTAAGCGGTGAGGATTTTAGACCAGTGCTTCACGCAGTGCAACTCGAGTTGGCAAATGTGAAGACGGCAATGGGGAGGAGAGAGGAGGCTCTTGGGCATCTTAGGAAGTGTTTGGAGATTAAGGAGATGACTTTGGAGAAAGATTGTAGGGAATTGGGTAAAGCAAACCGAGATTTGGCCGAAGCATATGTTGCAGTTTTAGACTTTAAGGAGGCTTTGCCATATTGTATGAAGGCATTGGAGATACATAAGAAGCATTTAGGTCAGAATTCGGTGGAGGTTGCATATGATAGGAGGCTTCTTGGGGTTATTTATACTGGTTTAGAGGAGCATGAGAAGGCCCTGGAGCAGAATGAGCTGTCACGAaaggttttgaaaaattgggGTCATGATTCTGATTTGCTCCGTGCAGAGATTGATGCTGCTAATATGCAGATTGCGCTGGGGAAATATGAAACCGCTATTAATACTTTGAAGGGTGTTATCCAGCTCACAGATAAGGATAGTGAGACTAGGGCATTAGTGTTTATATCAATGGCAAAAGCGTTGTGtaatttggaaaagtttgcaGACACAAAAAGGAGCTTGGAGATTGCTTTGGGAATTCTTGACAAGAAAGAAACAGCCACTCCAGTGGAAGTTTCTGAAGCATACTCAGAGATAGCAATGCAATATGAAACTATGAACGAGTTTGAAACTGCAATTTCTTTATTAAAGAGATCGTTGGCTTTGCTTGAGAAGCTCCCACAAGAACAGCACTCTGAAGGAAGTGTTTCTGCAAGAATAGGGTGGTTGCTTTTGTTGACAGGTAAGGTGGCGCAAGCTATTCCATTTTTGGAGGGTGCTGCGGAAAGGCTGAAAGAGAGCTTTGGTCAGAAGCATTTTGGTGTTGGGTATATCTACAACAATTTGGGGGCAGCATATCTGGAACTAGATAGACCTCAGGCAGCTGCTCAGATGTTTGCAGTTGCAAAGGACATCATGGATGTATCTCTTGGTCCTCATCATGCTGATTCCATTGAGGCATGTCAGAACCTCTCAAAAGCGTATGGCTCCATGGGAAG CTATGCTCTAGCAATAGAATTCCAGCAGCGAGTAAATGATGCATGGGAAAACCATGGCTCAAGCGCAGAAGATGAACTCCGAGAAGGCCGCCGACTTCTTGAACAGCTAAAGAAAGAGGCCCATGGTGCATCATCAAAGGATCTTCCCATAAAGGCCTTGCCCATGCCTTACACTGATGTCTCTTCCAGGAGCTCACAACCTGGTATTCCTGCCGGTCAAAAGTAA